TAGGTTGGGTGAAGGATGATGAAGTAGATCTTCTGTTGATGGATGTTTGGTTGCCGGTGGCCAGTGGCTTGCAGCTTATTCGAAAAGCCAGGGGATTGTCAGAAAAAGTAGTTCTTATTGGCCTTTCAGAAATGGATAAGGAAAACGTGGCTTCTCGCCTCCTCTTGGCGGGGGCCGATGATTTTATTTTGAAACCCCTTAGGATGCCAGACTTTCGTGCGCGCCTTCGGCTCCACGAAAAGTTGGTAAATTACAGGGATCAACTGAATTGGGATATTCGTAAAAAAGGTATTAGCATAGATACGATGCGAGAAATTATCTATTGCGTTAAAAGGCATAAGGGGCCTATGGATTGTGATGCGGTTGCGGCTGCAAGCGGACTTGCGTATGTAACAGCTCATCGATATCTTGACTTCCTGGCGGATCGAGGAATGGTTGTACGATTAACAGCTTCTCCAGATGGCCGTCCAGGGCGCCCTAAAACTTTTTATGAATGGAAGGGGGGGCTTTAAAACATATGAAGTCCAACATATCCTTAGCTTTAGGTCGAAGGAAAATAAAAATTTCTTTAGATAGAGCAGTATTGAGCGGAGTACAAAGTAAAAACAAGCCCCTTCCTAACTCTCCTGAAAATGCATTGAGCTCTCCTTATGAAAGCCCTTCTTTGCGAGAGATGCTTCGTTATGTAAAAGACATAACGGTTGTTGTTCCCGACGCTACTCGATCGTGGGAACAAGTCCCCCTTATGGCCCAAGCTATACGACGAGAAATTAGATCTGGCGGACGTTTTCCCGTGACATGGGTTATAGGTGGAGGTCAGCATCGTTTGCCCACAAGGGAAGAGACGGAAATGCTTCTTGAAGATATTCCTCTTGCTGGCGATGTGGTTTCGCCCCATGATAGTTTAAAGGGTATCGATACAGGAGAAAAAACCAGTCGCGGTACGCCGGTTATTCTTCATGAGGCTGTGGCTCAAGCAGATAGTCTTATCCTTCTGGGGGGAATAGTACATCATGATCTCGCAGGTTTTAGTGGGGGACGAAAATCTCTCTTGCCAGGTGTATCTGACGGCATCTCTATTCAACATAACCATAGCCTGTGTCTGGAAGGGGAGACTTTTGCTTCGGGTGTAGAATGTGGGCGATTGGAAGGTAACCCTGTGGCAGAAGATATGGCTGAATATGAAGAACTTGTTCTTCGGACGCGGAAAGGTTTTCTGCTCAATGTTATTCCAGATAGTTCTGGTTCCCCTTATTGTTACATAGCAGGACATCCAATTCGTGCCTGGCGCTACGGAACGGAGATAGCCTCATTGCTTCAAACGTTGTGGATTCAGGAATCAGTTCCATTAGTACTCGTTTCCTGTGGAGGATATCCTTACGATATTGATCTTTATCAGGCGACAAAATCTATTTCTGCTGTATTGCAAGCCCTTGCCCCGGGAGGTGGAATTCTTCTTTGTGCAGGTTTGGAAGATGGGGCTGGTCCTGGTACTTTCGCTCAGTCTCTTGCCCTTGCTATGGAAGCTCCGGAATTGGCCATGTCCGAACTGTCAAAAAATTTTACTATACCGGCTTTTATCGCGTCAAAGGTTGTTTTTGATCTGAAAGGCCATCCAGCAGCTCTCATGACTGAAAAGCCGGGACTTCCCTTCCCTGGGGAAACTTTCTTGAATTCAGCCGAGGCCATATCATGGCTTAATAAATATATTCCTAAAGGCCCAGCTTTATGTGTTGAGGCAGGTAATTGTGTAGTTGTAAAAAAGAATATAAAGGGGGACGGACTATAGATAGGTCCTCCCCCTTTAATGATTTTGTTTAATTCTAGAGATGGAATTTTTAGTTATTAAACCATTTATTTTGTAGGTCTTGAAGTTCTCCAGAATCTATTATTTCCTGTAGTGCCTTGTTAACAGCATTGAGAAAATCTTTTTCTTCTAAATGAATAGCCATAGCCTTGCCTGCGCCAGTAATTTCTTGCTTGAATGCGACGGCTATTTCTCCTTCAAAATCCCTTTGCTCCAAAAATTTTTTCGCAACAGGAATGTCCATGAGAGAAGCGTCTGCCCTGCCGAGTATTACTTCTCGCACGCAGTCGTCAAACTTCTGAAAGGTCTTTACCGCCGCTCCTTCTATAGATCGGGAGAAAGATTCCTGAACTGTCCCCAGCTGTACCGCAATAGTTTTCCCCTTCATGTCGTTGAGTTCTTTCATCGAATTGTTCTTAGCCTGTACAATAAAGGCACTCATGGAGATTTCATAAGGAGTAGAGAAAGCGACTCGCTTAGCCCGTTCAGGTGTAGCGCTCATCCCTGCGGCAACAATATGAATTTTCTTTGCCAAAAGAGAGGGGATAAGGCTGTCAAAAGGCATGTCTGCCCATTCAAGCTTTTTCCCGAGCTTTCTGGCGATAGTCTCCATAAGTTCAATATCGAAACCTTGCAGGTTATTTTTTTCGTCGCGAAACTCGTAAGGGGGATAAGTACTCTCGGTCCCTACTATAATTGTATTGCTACCCAATACTGCAGCAGAGGCAAGAAAAGGAAAACACAAAAACAGAAGAGTTACAGCGAGAAATACGGAAATTTGTTTCATTATATACGCACCTCCATGGTAAACAATTGTTTATTTATGATATAGGATATGCCTTAAAGTTTATAATGAAATGCTAACAGAATTATTTTTCATGTCAAGAGTAAGATATTATTACAATGAGGTGATGACATGTATTGGGAGTCTCTTTTTAACCACCGAGCATTGCGACTACAACCATCTATCATCCAGGAAATGATGGCGTTTGCTTCTCGTCCAGGTGTCATTTCTTTTGCGGCAGGACAACCTTCTGAAGATTTGTACCCGACAGAGGCCATTGCTGAAGGGCTGAAGTTTTCATTATCGGAACCTTTTGTTCTAGCCTATCCGAATACAGCAGGGGATACTTCTTTGCGAGAGTGGATTTCAGTATGGATGGCGAAAGAGGGTCTGTCCTCAGGGGAAAAAGGGGGGAAAAACATTCTCCTTACAACTGGTTCACAGCAGGGGCTTAATATCCTTTCCCAACTTTTTTTGCAAGAAGGGGATGGAGTTATAGTCGAAAATCCGTCATATCCTGAGGCAATGTTGACATTTGCCAAGGAAGGTGCCAGATTTTTCCCGGTCTCTCTCGATGAAGAAGGACCGATCCCAGAAGAATTAGAGACTCTCTTATCTCAAGAAAAAATTCGTTTCTTCTACACGATTCCTACTTTCCAAAATCCATCAGGGCGCAGCACCTCTGCAGCGAGGAAAAAAATAATTCTTGAGGTGTTGAAGAGACATAATGTTTTTGTTGTAGAGGATGACCCCTATCGTCAATTATGGTTTGATGAGGAACCTGCGTGTACATATTTAAGTATGGCTGAAAAAGAGAATCATGTTGTGTATTTAGGTAGCTTTTCAAAAATTATTGCTCCTGGTCTTCGATGTGGCTGGATGGTGCTTCCCCCTGAAGTTATGGAAAAAGCTGTGTATTTACGATTGACCTTAGAACTAGGAGTGTCCGCTCTTTTGCAGAAAACCGTATTATATGTTGTGTCGCAAGAAAAATTTTTACATCATATGCGCAGAATCAGAGCTGTATATGCTCAGCGCCGTCATGCTATGGCTTCAGCGGTGGAAGAATATTTGAATCCTCTAGGCTTTAAAAGTGTTGTTCCCAAGGGTGGTTTTTTCTTTTGGGGTGAGCTCCCTGGGGTGAATGGCGTGGATCTTTCATATTTGGCAGCGGCTAAACATAAAGTGGCTGTTATTCCTGGGGAAATATTTTTCTCCAAACCTGAAGAGGGACGTTTCTGGATGCGTCTCTCTTTTGCCAAGGTGGGAGAGGAGAAAATTATAGATGGAGTGAAACGTTTGTCTTGTGCAATTCAGGAATTTATATGAAAATTTAGTTTTTATTATGTTGACGGAGTAATGGGTGTCCGTTATAATACCTCCAAATATTTTAAGCAATGGCGATGAAGCAGGGCGCAGAATCGACGTAAAAGTGATACCAGGGATGAACATTCAGAGACTGAGAGATGTTCTTATCACGGTCGGGAAGCTTAAAACCTGCAGAGCTGAAGCGGAAAGAGAAAGCGAAAATAAAAACTTGGAGTACGCTTCCGGGTTGTCTCCGTTATCAGACGAGAGAGGGGTATTCGTTGTTTGAGAATATCCAAGCAGGGTGGTACCGCGAGCATAAGCAGCTCGTCCCTTCGGGGACGGGCTGCTTTTTTTATGAGGAGGAACAGAGATGTTTGCTGAGGAGAAACATTTTGTTTTTGATGGGTGCGATACGGTGGAGCTTGCAGACACTTTCGGAACGCCGCTTTATGTCGTATCAGAAACGGCGATTCGAGAGCGATGCTGTGAAATTAAAAGAGATTTTCTCGATAAATATCCTGGGACGAGGGCCGTTTACGCGAGCAAGGCCTTTTTAACTCTTACGATGGCCAGAATTATTGCCAGTGAAGGGTTAGGTCTTGATGTGGTTTCCGGCGGAGAAATATATACAGCTTATAAAGCAGGGTTCCCTATGGAGAAAACAATATTTCATGGGAACAACAAAACTCAGGAAGAGCTTGTACTAGCCATGCAGACAGGGGTAGGTAGAATAGTTGTGGATAGTGAATCAGAACTTGAGCTTGTTGAAAAAACTGCAAGAACCATAGACGTACGACCAGCTCTTCTTTTTAGAATAGCTCCAGGCGTAGATGCTGAAACCCATCAATATATAGCTACAGGGCATTCTACGTCTAAATTTGGCTTCTCTTTAAATGACTCCTCTTTGGAACAACTTGTTCGGCGTGTAATGGATTCAGACCATATGGTTCTGAAAGGGTTCCATTTTCATGTGGGGTCACAACTTCAAAGCAATCGGTCACACCTCTTGGCGGTAGATGTCTTGGTCCATTGGATGGGGGCCCTTTCTCGAAATATAGGGTTTGTTACAGAGGAGTTGAACATAGGGGGAGGTTTTGGCGTTCCACAGCAACCTGATGAGGGAAGAAAGCCCCTTGCCTATTTTACAGATTCCATAATGACCAGAATTCGAGAGGAATCAGAAAAAGAGGGTATTTCTCTCCCCTCCGTGCTTATTGAGCCCGGGCGATGGGTTGTATCGGAAGCTGGAATTACTCTTTATCGCGTAGGGAGCATAAAAGAGATCCCGGGAGCTATGACATACGTAGGAATTGACGGTGGTATGACGGATAATCCAAGACCAGAACTGTATGGAGCTCAGTATTGGGGAGTTTTGGCAAATAAAATGGGAGAACCGGCAGTAAAGCAGGTAACCGTAGTGGGTAAATGCTGTGAGTCCGGCGATGTGCTGATGCGAGACGTTATGGTACCTGACTCTATCAGGAGAGGAGATGTTCTGGCAGTCTTTAATACAGGTGCTTATACCTTCTCTATGGCGAGTAACTATAATCGTTTGCCTCGTCCAGCAGTGGTCCTTGTTCATGAAGGAGAAGCTCATGCTATTGTAAAGCGTCAAAGCTACGACGATCTTCTTCGAGGGGAAGAAATTCCTGAACACTTGCGCTCTTAGTTTCTACATATTTCACTTTGGACAGAGAAAGGATGGACATAATGAGTTATAAGGAAGAAGTTTCGACGAGCTCAACATTGCCCGGAGAAAAAAAGAAATTCAAATTGCCCCATGTTTTTGTGCTGCTCTTTTTAATGATTTGTTTTGCTGCTTTTCTTACCCATATTTTGCCAGCTGGGCAGTTTGATCGCCAAGCTCTCGAAATTGGACCTAACCAGGTGAGGCAGGTTCTTGTCCCTGGAAGTTATCACACAGTGGAGGCTTCTCCTGTCGGACCTTTTGAAACCATGATTTCCATTTATAAAGGCATGGTCGCTGCGGCAGATATTATCTTTTTAGTGTTTCTCCCGTATGCTTCTTTTTGCATTGTAGTAAAAACCGGGGCCATGAATAGTTTTGTTAGCTGGCTTCTACATATTACTAAGGGGAAAGACGTTCTTCTCATTCCTCTCTTTTCCATTGTTTTTAGTTTAGGCGCCTCGTTATTTGGCATGTTTTCCGAATTTTACGGTTTTATACCTCTTTTTGTAGGACTTGCTATTGCGCTTGGTTATGATGCGATGGTTGGTTTGGCTATTGTTGGGCTCTCTACAGGTATTGGTTTTGCTGCTTCTATGACAAACCCGTATACCGTTGGTATTGCTCAAAAAGTTTCAGAGGTTCCCCTTTTCTCGGGATTAGGGTTCCGTTTTTTTCACTGGGCTCTTTTTACAGCTATTGCTATTTGGTGGACCTTGCGATATGCCAGGAAAGTAAAAAGAGACCCTTCGACTAGTTTGGTGAACGGCACAAACTATGACCATGTCGCTATGAAACAGGAGGATATAGAAAATAGCTCTACATCGTGGAAAGATAGGGGCGTTTTGTCCATAGTGGCTGTGACTATGGTACTTCTTGTCTACGGGACATTAAAAAGGGGATGGGGGTTCAGTGAGCTGTGTGGACTTTTCCTATCTATGGGTATATTGAGCGGACTCACTGCTGGTTGGTCGCCTAATAGAATCGCTAAAGAGTATTCAAGCGCATGTAGTGATGTTGTAGGTGGCGCTTTTGTTGTAGGGTTGGCTAGGGGTGTCCTTGTTGTTTTGGCA
This portion of the Aminobacterium mobile DSM 12262 genome encodes:
- a CDS encoding response regulator — protein: MTTLHIGVIDDDRNVLYQLEKMAEEEDWRFFSTVEPEEALGWVKDDEVDLLLMDVWLPVASGLQLIRKARGLSEKVVLIGLSEMDKENVASRLLLAGADDFILKPLRMPDFRARLRLHEKLVNYRDQLNWDIRKKGISIDTMREIIYCVKRHKGPMDCDAVAAASGLAYVTAHRYLDFLADRGMVVRLTASPDGRPGRPKTFYEWKGGL
- a CDS encoding lactate racemase domain-containing protein, whose protein sequence is MKSNISLALGRRKIKISLDRAVLSGVQSKNKPLPNSPENALSSPYESPSLREMLRYVKDITVVVPDATRSWEQVPLMAQAIRREIRSGGRFPVTWVIGGGQHRLPTREETEMLLEDIPLAGDVVSPHDSLKGIDTGEKTSRGTPVILHEAVAQADSLILLGGIVHHDLAGFSGGRKSLLPGVSDGISIQHNHSLCLEGETFASGVECGRLEGNPVAEDMAEYEELVLRTRKGFLLNVIPDSSGSPYCYIAGHPIRAWRYGTEIASLLQTLWIQESVPLVLVSCGGYPYDIDLYQATKSISAVLQALAPGGGILLCAGLEDGAGPGTFAQSLALAMEAPELAMSELSKNFTIPAFIASKVVFDLKGHPAALMTEKPGLPFPGETFLNSAEAISWLNKYIPKGPALCVEAGNCVVVKKNIKGDGL
- a CDS encoding transporter substrate-binding domain-containing protein; protein product: MKQISVFLAVTLLFLCFPFLASAAVLGSNTIIVGTESTYPPYEFRDEKNNLQGFDIELMETIARKLGKKLEWADMPFDSLIPSLLAKKIHIVAAGMSATPERAKRVAFSTPYEISMSAFIVQAKNNSMKELNDMKGKTIAVQLGTVQESFSRSIEGAAVKTFQKFDDCVREVILGRADASLMDIPVAKKFLEQRDFEGEIAVAFKQEITGAGKAMAIHLEEKDFLNAVNKALQEIIDSGELQDLQNKWFNN
- a CDS encoding PLP-dependent aminotransferase family protein; amino-acid sequence: MYWESLFNHRALRLQPSIIQEMMAFASRPGVISFAAGQPSEDLYPTEAIAEGLKFSLSEPFVLAYPNTAGDTSLREWISVWMAKEGLSSGEKGGKNILLTTGSQQGLNILSQLFLQEGDGVIVENPSYPEAMLTFAKEGARFFPVSLDEEGPIPEELETLLSQEKIRFFYTIPTFQNPSGRSTSAARKKIILEVLKRHNVFVVEDDPYRQLWFDEEPACTYLSMAEKENHVVYLGSFSKIIAPGLRCGWMVLPPEVMEKAVYLRLTLELGVSALLQKTVLYVVSQEKFLHHMRRIRAVYAQRRHAMASAVEEYLNPLGFKSVVPKGGFFFWGELPGVNGVDLSYLAAAKHKVAVIPGEIFFSKPEEGRFWMRLSFAKVGEEKIIDGVKRLSCAIQEFI
- the lysA gene encoding diaminopimelate decarboxylase, which codes for MFAEEKHFVFDGCDTVELADTFGTPLYVVSETAIRERCCEIKRDFLDKYPGTRAVYASKAFLTLTMARIIASEGLGLDVVSGGEIYTAYKAGFPMEKTIFHGNNKTQEELVLAMQTGVGRIVVDSESELELVEKTARTIDVRPALLFRIAPGVDAETHQYIATGHSTSKFGFSLNDSSLEQLVRRVMDSDHMVLKGFHFHVGSQLQSNRSHLLAVDVLVHWMGALSRNIGFVTEELNIGGGFGVPQQPDEGRKPLAYFTDSIMTRIREESEKEGISLPSVLIEPGRWVVSEAGITLYRVGSIKEIPGAMTYVGIDGGMTDNPRPELYGAQYWGVLANKMGEPAVKQVTVVGKCCESGDVLMRDVMVPDSIRRGDVLAVFNTGAYTFSMASNYNRLPRPAVVLVHEGEAHAIVKRQSYDDLLRGEEIPEHLRS
- a CDS encoding YfcC family protein; the protein is MSYKEEVSTSSTLPGEKKKFKLPHVFVLLFLMICFAAFLTHILPAGQFDRQALEIGPNQVRQVLVPGSYHTVEASPVGPFETMISIYKGMVAAADIIFLVFLPYASFCIVVKTGAMNSFVSWLLHITKGKDVLLIPLFSIVFSLGASLFGMFSEFYGFIPLFVGLAIALGYDAMVGLAIVGLSTGIGFAASMTNPYTVGIAQKVSEVPLFSGLGFRFFHWALFTAIAIWWTLRYARKVKRDPSTSLVNGTNYDHVAMKQEDIENSSTSWKDRGVLSIVAVTMVLLVYGTLKRGWGFSELCGLFLSMGILSGLTAGWSPNRIAKEYSSACSDVVGGAFVVGLARGVLVVLADGNVIDTVIYGLSLPLSGLPRFISAQGMLVTQTLINFFIPSGSGQAATTMPIMAPLADILGVTRQTAILAFQYGDGFSNLLFPTSANIVIMCGIAHITLEQWWKFFIPLFGLSYLVQMGLLVLAQLTGY